The following coding sequences lie in one Mesorhizobium sp. DCY119 genomic window:
- a CDS encoding amidohydrolase, with product MPQKADLIVVNASILTMDPDTPRAEAIAIKGGEIIAIADREAILQHQDSDTRVIDAKGSSVLPGFIESHMHLFAGAAELEQLQLMGVHGFEALSEAVRKYAAARPNQLILQAQGADYTILSATERVTRHHLDRILPDRPFVMAAPDHHTVWANTKALEMAGLLHGKTLGPGNEIVMGSDGLAEGELREGEAFGPLLVLAGEGRVRLGLATGGEPDPKPTAAEQASDRAIMKRGLEWCARHGITSIQNMDGNLHQLELLSEIEAEGGLLCRVQIPFHYKNFMTVDALEKASLMAERYKSEWISSGMVKVFMDGVLDSWTAVMVEPYADRTDWVGEPLFTQEQFNEVATEADRRGLQIAVHAIGDGAVRSVLDGYETAQKANGKRDSRHRIEHIEVTTEADIPRFADLGVLASMQPPHPPGSMGLPLEPTVSRIGKKRWPLSYAWRTLKNAGARIVFASDWPVSPIDPIAGIQAAVVRKPWADGDPDQSFSLHEAIAGYTVEGAYAEFMENRKGTLKPGYVADLVILSGDIEAVDPHDLHTIRPVTTICGGKVTYQA from the coding sequence ATGCCGCAAAAGGCCGATCTTATCGTTGTGAACGCAAGTATCCTGACGATGGATCCCGATACCCCCCGCGCCGAGGCCATTGCCATCAAGGGCGGTGAGATCATTGCGATCGCAGATCGCGAAGCTATTCTGCAGCATCAAGATTCAGACACGCGCGTCATCGATGCCAAGGGCAGCTCCGTGCTGCCCGGCTTCATCGAATCGCACATGCATCTCTTCGCCGGCGCTGCCGAACTCGAGCAGTTGCAACTGATGGGCGTGCACGGGTTCGAGGCTCTTTCCGAAGCTGTCCGCAAATATGCTGCAGCAAGGCCAAACCAGCTCATTCTGCAGGCTCAGGGCGCCGACTATACGATCCTCTCGGCCACCGAACGGGTTACCCGGCACCACCTTGATCGCATATTGCCCGATCGGCCCTTCGTCATGGCCGCGCCCGACCATCATACGGTGTGGGCCAACACCAAGGCGCTGGAAATGGCGGGCCTGCTGCACGGCAAGACGCTGGGACCCGGCAACGAGATCGTTATGGGTTCGGACGGGCTTGCAGAGGGCGAACTGCGCGAGGGTGAGGCTTTCGGCCCGCTGCTTGTGCTTGCCGGAGAAGGCCGCGTGCGGCTTGGTCTCGCGACCGGCGGCGAGCCGGACCCGAAGCCCACGGCAGCCGAACAGGCCTCCGACCGCGCGATCATGAAACGCGGCCTCGAATGGTGCGCCAGGCATGGCATCACCTCGATCCAGAACATGGACGGCAATCTGCATCAGCTTGAGCTCCTTTCGGAAATCGAAGCCGAGGGCGGCCTGCTTTGCCGAGTGCAGATACCGTTCCACTACAAGAACTTCATGACCGTCGATGCGCTCGAAAAAGCATCGCTGATGGCCGAGCGCTACAAGTCCGAATGGATTTCGTCCGGCATGGTCAAGGTGTTCATGGACGGTGTCCTGGATAGCTGGACGGCGGTCATGGTCGAGCCTTACGCCGACCGCACGGACTGGGTGGGCGAACCGCTGTTCACGCAGGAACAGTTCAACGAAGTTGCTACCGAGGCCGACAGGCGCGGCCTGCAGATCGCGGTGCATGCCATCGGAGACGGCGCGGTGCGCTCCGTGCTGGACGGCTATGAGACGGCGCAAAAGGCCAATGGCAAGCGCGACAGCCGCCACCGCATCGAGCATATCGAGGTGACCACGGAAGCGGACATTCCGCGTTTTGCCGATCTCGGCGTGCTGGCGTCCATGCAGCCTCCCCACCCGCCCGGCTCGATGGGCCTGCCGCTGGAGCCGACCGTCTCGCGCATCGGCAAGAAGCGCTGGCCGCTCTCCTATGCGTGGCGAACCCTGAAGAATGCCGGAGCGCGGATCGTCTTTGCCTCCGACTGGCCAGTGTCGCCGATTGATCCGATAGCGGGCATTCAGGCAGCCGTCGTGCGCAAGCCTTGGGCAGACGGCGATCCCGACCAGAGCTTCAGCCTGCACGAGGCTATCGCCGGTTATACGGTCGAAGGTGCCTACGCGGAATTCATGGAGAACCGCAAAGGCACGCTGAAACCCGGCTATGTCGCCGATCTGGTGATCCTCTCGGGCGACATCGAAGCGGTAGACCCGCATGATCTCCATACCATCCGCCCGGTGACCACGATCTGCGGCGGCAAAGTCACGTACCAGGCATAA
- a CDS encoding histone deacetylase family protein: MKTIFSPLHAGHGGQMELVSGQIVPGFEKPSRAEFIKARVESEKLGPILAPKEHSLDAAKRVHASDYIDFLPTVWPEWQKAGFPGSAMAFTWPTRGLRGDVPPKRIDALLGYYSFDAGATFVKGTWDAIKSSYDVGLTAAELVKAGERAAFALCRPPGHHAGAAFMGGYCFINNAAVVAQWYLDQGAARVAILDVDYHHGNGTQEIFYERDDVLMINLHGDPMTEYPFFLGHADERGAGKGEGFNHNYPMPHGTAWDKWSAALEDACAKVAAYAPDVVVVSLGVDTFEKDPISQFKLKSSDYPKIGERIAKLALPTLFVMEGGYAVEEIGINAVGVLTGFDNA, translated from the coding sequence ATGAAGACGATTTTCTCTCCTCTCCACGCCGGTCATGGCGGCCAGATGGAACTGGTTTCGGGCCAGATCGTGCCCGGTTTCGAAAAGCCTTCGCGGGCCGAATTCATCAAGGCGCGGGTCGAATCCGAGAAGCTCGGACCCATCCTTGCGCCGAAGGAACATTCACTGGACGCAGCCAAGCGCGTGCACGCCAGCGACTACATCGATTTCCTGCCGACGGTATGGCCGGAATGGCAAAAGGCCGGCTTTCCCGGCTCGGCCATGGCCTTCACCTGGCCGACGCGCGGCCTGCGCGGTGACGTTCCGCCGAAGCGGATCGACGCACTCCTTGGCTATTATTCCTTCGATGCAGGCGCGACCTTCGTCAAAGGCACCTGGGATGCGATCAAGTCTTCCTACGATGTCGGCCTGACGGCGGCCGAACTGGTCAAGGCCGGCGAACGAGCAGCTTTCGCGCTATGCCGCCCGCCGGGCCACCATGCGGGTGCTGCCTTCATGGGCGGCTACTGCTTCATCAACAATGCCGCCGTCGTTGCCCAGTGGTATCTTGACCAGGGCGCTGCCCGCGTAGCGATCCTCGACGTCGACTATCATCATGGTAACGGCACGCAGGAAATCTTCTACGAGCGCGACGACGTGCTGATGATCAACCTGCATGGCGACCCGATGACGGAATATCCGTTCTTCCTCGGCCATGCCGATGAGCGCGGTGCTGGCAAGGGCGAGGGCTTCAACCACAATTATCCGATGCCTCATGGCACGGCGTGGGACAAATGGAGCGCGGCTCTTGAAGACGCCTGCGCCAAGGTGGCGGCCTATGCGCCGGATGTGGTCGTGGTGTCGCTGGGTGTCGATACGTTCGAGAAGGACCCGATCAGCCAGTTCAAGCTGAAGAGTTCCGACTATCCGAAGATCGGCGAGCGTATCGCCAAGCTTGCCCTGCCGACTCTGTTCGTCATGGAAGGTGGCTATGCTGTCGAGGAAATCGGCATCAATGCCGTTGGCGTGCTAACCGGCTTCGACAATGCCTGA
- a CDS encoding aldehyde dehydrogenase family protein has product MSNHLNFYIDGKWVSPVVPATLDVIDPSTEEAYAAISLGAKADVDKAVAAARAAFVSFSQTTQKERLALLNKILEVYNRRYEDVAQAISQEMGAPITWAREAQAAAGQAHMESTIKALEDYEFGHLRGSTMVVKEPIGVCALITPWNWPLNQIVCKVAPAIAAGCTVVLKPSEIAPISGIVFAEIMDEAGVPKGVFNLVNGTGPDVGQVMAEHPDVDMVSFTGSTRAGIIVAKAAADTVKRVAQELGGKSANIILPDADFAHAVREGVNGCFGNSGQSCDAPTRMLVPVDRHDEALAVAKEAAEAHRVGNPTSEDTQLGPVVSQLQYDKIQRLIETGISEGATLVTGGPGRPEGLNRGYYIRPTVFGHVTPDMTIAREEIFGPVLSVISYEDEDEAVRIANDTVYGLAAYIQSENLERARRVAGKMRAGSVYLNYPAWDTHAPFGGYKQSGNGREYADWGIHDFLETKGIVGYGS; this is encoded by the coding sequence ATGAGCAATCACCTGAATTTCTACATCGACGGCAAGTGGGTTTCGCCGGTGGTCCCGGCCACGCTGGACGTGATCGACCCCTCGACGGAGGAGGCCTATGCGGCGATCTCGCTTGGTGCGAAGGCCGATGTCGACAAGGCGGTCGCCGCCGCGCGGGCAGCCTTCGTCAGCTTTTCGCAAACGACGCAGAAAGAGCGCCTGGCGCTGCTGAACAAAATCCTCGAGGTCTACAACAGGCGCTACGAGGATGTTGCGCAGGCGATCTCGCAGGAGATGGGTGCACCGATCACCTGGGCGCGCGAGGCGCAGGCGGCTGCCGGACAGGCCCATATGGAATCGACCATCAAGGCGCTGGAAGACTACGAATTCGGCCATCTGCGTGGCTCGACCATGGTGGTCAAGGAGCCGATCGGCGTCTGCGCGCTGATCACGCCGTGGAACTGGCCGCTCAACCAGATCGTCTGCAAGGTCGCGCCGGCAATCGCTGCGGGCTGCACGGTTGTGTTGAAGCCATCCGAGATCGCGCCGATCAGCGGCATCGTATTTGCCGAAATCATGGACGAGGCCGGCGTGCCGAAGGGCGTGTTCAATCTCGTCAACGGCACCGGGCCCGATGTCGGGCAGGTGATGGCCGAGCATCCCGATGTCGACATGGTTTCCTTCACCGGCTCGACGCGCGCCGGCATCATTGTCGCCAAGGCTGCTGCCGACACGGTCAAGCGGGTGGCGCAGGAGCTTGGTGGCAAGAGCGCCAACATCATCCTGCCGGACGCCGATTTCGCCCATGCCGTGCGCGAAGGCGTCAATGGCTGCTTCGGCAATAGCGGCCAGTCCTGCGACGCGCCGACGCGCATGCTGGTGCCGGTCGATCGCCATGACGAAGCACTCGCGGTGGCCAAGGAAGCGGCCGAGGCGCACCGGGTCGGCAATCCGACCTCGGAGGATACACAACTCGGGCCGGTCGTCAGCCAGCTTCAGTATGACAAGATCCAGCGGCTGATCGAAACCGGCATTTCCGAGGGTGCGACGCTGGTTACCGGCGGTCCCGGCCGGCCGGAAGGTCTCAATCGCGGCTACTACATTCGCCCCACCGTGTTCGGCCATGTCACGCCCGATATGACGATTGCCCGCGAGGAAATATTCGGGCCGGTGCTGTCGGTCATATCCTACGAGGACGAGGACGAGGCCGTGCGCATTGCCAACGACACCGTCTACGGCCTTGCCGCCTATATCCAGTCGGAAAACCTCGAACGCGCCCGCCGCGTCGCCGGCAAGATGCGCGCCGGCTCGGTTTATCTCAACTATCCCGCCTGGGACACGCACGCGCCGTTCGGCGGCTACAAACAGTCCGGCAATGGCCGCGAATATGCTGATTGGGGCATCCACGATTTTCTCGAGACCAAGGGGATCGTGGGGTACGGGAGCTGA
- a CDS encoding antitoxin Xre-like helix-turn-helix domain-containing protein, with product MSQALRKNTEIIAPEPQRLDSSRFAPANRRRLSAPALRTFVSIADLWGLNEEERRLILGYPSRSTYQNWTKLAREHREFTLDVDTLTRISAVLGIHQALGILYGGDREGVAWLRGPHDGTIFNGRPPLALVTNGSQDALLTVRRFLDGARGGIYMEPNAVDAAFQPYEETDVVFR from the coding sequence ATGAGCCAGGCCCTTCGCAAAAATACCGAGATCATCGCGCCCGAGCCGCAGCGGCTCGATAGCTCGCGCTTTGCGCCGGCCAACAGGCGGCGGCTCAGCGCGCCTGCCTTGCGCACCTTTGTCTCGATCGCCGATCTGTGGGGCCTCAACGAGGAGGAGCGCCGGCTGATCCTCGGCTATCCATCGCGCTCGACCTATCAGAACTGGACCAAGCTGGCCCGCGAACACCGCGAATTCACGCTGGATGTGGATACGCTGACGCGCATATCGGCCGTGCTCGGCATTCATCAGGCGCTCGGCATTCTCTATGGCGGTGACCGGGAAGGGGTGGCCTGGCTGCGTGGCCCGCATGACGGAACGATCTTCAACGGTCGTCCGCCGCTGGCGCTTGTCACCAACGGCTCGCAGGATGCGCTTCTGACGGTTCGGCGTTTTCTCGATGGCGCGCGCGGCGGCATATATATGGAACCGAACGCGGTCGATGCGGCTTTCCAGCCTTATGAAGAAACGGATGTCGTCTTCCGGTGA
- a CDS encoding RES family NAD+ phosphorylase: protein MTEQLSPAPRPAHRLIPSQFPPIGLFDTVATAADLTAVMDLVGWTNDRLVAERIGRLPQSEWVYGRSNASIVMAAFLHVPPTGARFNGPELGAWYAAADLTTAAAEVGHHLRREAVARGLVELKRKYRAYTARLDGEYVDIRGLQASLPALYAPDSYAASQPYGEAVRVSKSDGVVYDSVRLHRGICAAAYRPSKIEDVVQADHFEITVWADRRTIDVRKLKSRK from the coding sequence GTGACGGAGCAGCTTTCGCCCGCGCCGCGCCCGGCGCATCGCCTCATCCCGTCGCAGTTCCCGCCCATCGGCCTGTTCGATACCGTTGCGACGGCGGCGGACCTGACGGCTGTCATGGACCTCGTCGGCTGGACGAACGACCGGCTGGTGGCTGAGCGCATCGGCCGCCTGCCGCAAAGCGAGTGGGTCTATGGTCGGTCGAACGCCAGTATCGTCATGGCGGCTTTCCTGCATGTCCCGCCCACCGGCGCGCGGTTCAACGGGCCTGAGCTGGGCGCGTGGTATGCGGCCGCCGACCTGACCACGGCCGCCGCGGAAGTCGGCCACCATCTGCGCCGCGAGGCCGTCGCGCGGGGCCTAGTGGAACTCAAGCGGAAGTACCGCGCCTATACGGCCAGGCTGGATGGCGAGTATGTCGATATAAGAGGGCTGCAAGCGTCGCTGCCCGCGCTTTATGCGCCCGACAGCTACGCCGCATCCCAGCCATATGGCGAGGCGGTCAGGGTGTCGAAGAGCGACGGCGTCGTCTATGACTCAGTCAGATTGCACCGGGGCATCTGCGCCGCAGCCTACAGGCCGTCGAAGATCGAAGATGTCGTGCAGGCCGACCATTTCGAGATCACGGTGTGGGCCGACCGGCGCACGATCGACGTGAGGAAGCTGAAGTCCCGGAAATAG
- a CDS encoding LLM class flavin-dependent oxidoreductase: MHVEFTSRTERWTEAEAARSSDLLARQSQAHRLARAVEGAGLDRLLIADNQGLADNGQLASFVLHNTFNLGVVVSHSAGVLAPQVAAQQFATLDQLSGGRLSIRIVAGDTGLDHEASLARTDEYLVLLKRLWANDKPFDHEGPHYSLKDAFAGSKPFGRAQIPFILGGLSGTAIKIAAKHADLFELPAGTVAEARQTISRVRAAAACHGRSDKIRFSVPVRPVIAGTRAEAWAKADRLGHDGEAIRLVGTAEQVALALLSYCDLGVREFVLHGLDQPHDLATFGRDVAAIVKRSVARQESEAPQPEFGEAIYLPFRSRAS, translated from the coding sequence ATGCATGTCGAATTCACCAGCCGTACCGAAAGATGGACGGAAGCCGAGGCTGCCCGTTCATCCGATCTGCTCGCCCGCCAGAGCCAGGCGCATCGCCTTGCTCGCGCCGTAGAAGGTGCCGGGCTTGACCGGCTGCTCATCGCAGACAATCAGGGTCTTGCGGACAACGGCCAGCTTGCTTCTTTCGTTCTGCACAACACCTTCAACCTCGGCGTTGTCGTGTCCCACAGCGCTGGCGTTCTGGCCCCACAGGTAGCTGCCCAGCAATTCGCCACGCTCGACCAGCTGAGCGGCGGGCGGCTGTCCATCCGCATCGTTGCCGGCGACACCGGGCTCGATCATGAGGCAAGCCTTGCTCGTACCGACGAATATCTGGTGCTGCTCAAGCGGCTGTGGGCAAACGATAAGCCTTTCGATCACGAAGGGCCGCATTACAGCCTGAAGGATGCATTCGCCGGCTCCAAGCCGTTCGGCCGCGCGCAGATACCGTTCATCCTTGGCGGGCTTTCCGGCACGGCAATCAAGATCGCGGCCAAGCATGCCGATCTGTTCGAACTGCCCGCCGGCACGGTCGCCGAGGCGCGGCAGACCATCTCGCGGGTGCGCGCCGCTGCCGCCTGCCATGGGCGGTCGGACAAGATCCGCTTCTCCGTGCCCGTCCGGCCGGTGATTGCCGGCACGCGGGCCGAAGCCTGGGCCAAGGCCGACAGGCTCGGCCATGACGGCGAAGCGATCCGGCTTGTCGGAACCGCCGAGCAGGTCGCGCTGGCCCTGCTTTCCTATTGCGATCTCGGCGTGCGCGAGTTCGTGCTGCACGGCCTCGACCAGCCGCACGACCTTGCGACATTCGGCAGGGACGTGGCTGCAATCGTCAAGCGCTCGGTGGCGCGCCAGGAGTCCGAAGCGCCTCAGCCGGAATTCGGCGAGGCGATCTACCTCCCGTTCCGTAGCCGCGCTTCGTAA
- a CDS encoding DUF5996 family protein, protein MHAGWPEIPYLPWRDTCAALHLYTQIVGKYRLARTPWVNHSWHATLYPNARGLTTGLVPDLSGGIEVSFDLIDHQLVGACTDGRKASFALGPMSVAAFHGQFLELVRSLGGTPELHGAPNEIPNALPFAEDRAERPYDAEAVTRFFRALVSVSGVFQTFRTAYLGKVSPVHLFWGSFDLAVTRFSGRRAPLHPGGIPALPDDVTREAYSHEVSSAGFWPGGGSVDFPAFYSYAYPAPAGFADAQVTPEAAYFDKTLGEFLLPYDAVRQAADPEAALLAFLESTYRAAAGSAGWDVAALECSIGEPRRPRPL, encoded by the coding sequence ATGCACGCAGGCTGGCCCGAAATACCCTACCTTCCGTGGCGCGACACATGCGCCGCGCTTCATCTTTACACGCAGATCGTCGGCAAATATCGGCTCGCCCGGACACCATGGGTCAACCATTCGTGGCACGCCACGCTCTATCCGAATGCCCGCGGCCTCACCACCGGACTGGTGCCTGACCTGTCCGGCGGCATCGAGGTGAGCTTCGATCTCATCGACCACCAGCTGGTCGGAGCTTGCACTGACGGGCGCAAGGCGAGTTTCGCGCTCGGGCCGATGTCCGTCGCAGCCTTCCACGGGCAATTCCTGGAGCTTGTCCGCTCGCTCGGAGGAACACCCGAACTGCACGGCGCGCCGAACGAAATCCCCAATGCCCTGCCCTTCGCTGAGGACCGGGCGGAGCGTCCTTACGATGCCGAAGCTGTCACCCGCTTTTTCAGGGCCCTGGTCTCGGTGTCGGGCGTGTTCCAGACATTTCGCACCGCCTATCTCGGCAAGGTCAGCCCGGTTCATCTCTTCTGGGGAAGTTTCGATCTCGCCGTGACGCGCTTTTCCGGCAGGCGTGCGCCCCTGCACCCCGGCGGCATACCGGCATTGCCCGACGACGTTACCCGCGAAGCCTACAGCCACGAGGTTTCTTCGGCGGGCTTCTGGCCGGGCGGCGGGAGTGTCGATTTTCCGGCGTTCTATTCCTATGCCTATCCGGCGCCGGCAGGATTTGCCGATGCACAGGTGACCCCCGAGGCCGCCTATTTCGACAAAACGCTCGGCGAATTCCTGCTGCCTTACGATGCGGTTCGCCAGGCAGCAGACCCCGAGGCAGCACTTCTGGCTTTCCTGGAAAGCACTTACCGCGCGGCGGCCGGGTCGGCTGGATGGGACGTAGCTGCTCTCGAATGTTCCATCGGCGAGCCGCGCAGGCCCCGGCCCTTATAG